The following proteins are co-located in the Rhea pennata isolate bPtePen1 chromosome 2, bPtePen1.pri, whole genome shotgun sequence genome:
- the DCAF13 gene encoding DDB1- and CUL4-associated factor 13 has product MRVKVLSRNPDDYVRETKLDLQRVPRNYDPVLHPFEVPREYIRALNATKLERVFAKPFLSSLDGHRDGVNCMTKHPKSLSTVLSGACDGEVKIWNLTKRQCIRTLQAHEGFVRGMCARFCGTSFFTVGDDKTVKQWKMESPGYGEEEEPIHTILGKTVYTGIDHHWKEAVFATCGHQVDIWDEQRTSPMCSLTWGFDSISSVKFNPIETYLLGSCASDRNIVLYDMRQSTPLKKVILKMRTNTLCWNPMEAFIFTAANEDYNLYTFDMRYLASPVMVHMDHVSAVLDVDYSPTGKEFVSASFDKSIRIFPVDKGHSREVYHTKRMQHVITVKWTSDNKYILCGSDEMNIRLWKANASEKLGVLAPREKAAMNYNQKLKEKFQYHPQIRRIARHRHLPKSIFCQVKEQRIMKEARRRKEQNRRKHSKPGSVPFVSEKKKHIVAVVE; this is encoded by the exons TTCCAAGAAATTATGATCCTGTATTGCATCCTTTTGAGGTTCCACGGGAATACATAAGAGCTCTGAATGCAACAAAGCTAGAACGTGTGTTTGCAAAACCCTTTCTTAGCTCTCTTGATGGCCACAGAGATGGAGTTAATTGCATGACCAAACACCCAAAGAGTTTGTCTACAGTGCTTTCTGGAGCTTGTGATGGAGAG GTTAAAATTTGGAACTTGACCAAACGACAGTGTATTCGTACTTTACAAGCCCATGAAGGCTTTGTGCGAGGGATGTGTGCCCGTTTCTGTGGTACCTCATTCTTTACT GTTGGTGATGACAAAACTGTGAAGCAATGGAAAATGGAGAGCCCAGGAtatggagaagaagaagaaccGATTCATACAATTCTCGGAAAG acAGTTTATACAGGAATTGATCACCACTGGAAAGAAGCTGTTTTTGCCACTTGTGGCCATCAAGTGGACATTTGGGATGAACAAAGGACAAGTCCCATGTGTTCTCTGACGTGGGGTTTTGATAGCATAAGCAGTGTAAAATTTAATCCAATTGAG acataCCTTTTAGGAAGCTGTGCTTCTGACAGAAATATTGTGCTGTATGATATGAGACAATCAACTCCATTAAAGAag GTCATCTTGAAGATGAGGACAAATACGTTGTGTTGGAACCCCATGgaagctttcattttcactgcagCAAATGAAGACTACAA cttgtaTACTTTTGATATGCGCTATCTTGCATCCCCTGTGATGGTGCATATGGATCACGTGTCTGCTGTTCTTGATGTGGATTATTCTCCCACTGGGAAGGAATTTGTGTCTGCCAGCTTTGATAAATCTATCCGCATTTTTCCTGTTGACAAAGGTCACAGCAG gGAGGTATATCATACAAAGCGAATGCAGCATGTCATTACCGTAAAATGGACTTCAGATAATAAATACATTCTGTGTGGCTCAGATGAGATGAATATTCGTCTTTGGAAGGCTAATGCTTCTGAAAAACTGGGAGTG CTTGCACCCCGAGAAAAGGCAGCTATGAACTACAATCAGAAGCTGAAGGAGAAGTTCCAGTACCATCCACAGATCAGACGCATAGCTCGGCACCGTCACTTGCCTAAAAGTATCTTTTGCCAAGTCAAGGAACAACGTATCATGAAAGAAGCTCGAAGGCGAAA GGAACAGAATCGTCGTAAGCACAGCAAACCAGGATCTGTGCCTTTTGTctcagagaagaagaaacacaTTGTGGCAGTAGTGGAATGA